A portion of the Desulfonatronovibrio magnus genome contains these proteins:
- a CDS encoding lipoprotein-releasing ABC transporter permease subunit, protein MSFELFIALRYLRAKRKQAFISVISLISILGVALGVASLIIVLGVMNGFSQNLRDKILGINAHVIAGHYTGGISEYAELAREISGIQGVRGAAPFIYTEVMLSAPGGVKGVVLRGIDPESASDVLGLDREMVVGSIDRLQDNEDFQGIIIGHELASGLGVATGDQVNLLSPSGTGSAAGFTPQVSIFQVRGIFRTGMYEYDSSFAYTSISAAQEILGARQDRVTGLEIRVHNVDRAHEVAQRIEDYLGGYPFYVRNWMEMNQNLFAALKLEKIAMGIILVMIVLVGSFSIVTALVMLVMEKTRDIAVLMSMGATRSVIRRIFTILGMMIGIVGTASGFFFGLGISYLLKEYQFIRLPADVYYLDHLPVLHQTLDLVTIAVAALFLCFLATIYPARKASNLNPADALRYD, encoded by the coding sequence ATGAGTTTTGAGCTGTTTATCGCCCTGAGATACCTGAGGGCCAAAAGAAAACAGGCCTTTATTTCGGTCATATCCCTGATTTCCATCCTGGGAGTTGCGCTGGGTGTCGCATCTTTGATTATCGTCCTTGGCGTGATGAATGGCTTCAGCCAGAACTTACGCGACAAAATCCTTGGAATTAACGCCCATGTTATTGCAGGTCACTATACAGGCGGGATTTCTGAGTATGCAGAGCTGGCCAGGGAAATTTCCGGCATTCAAGGGGTTAGAGGGGCAGCCCCTTTTATTTATACGGAAGTCATGCTCAGTGCACCGGGGGGAGTAAAGGGAGTTGTGCTCAGGGGTATTGACCCTGAAAGCGCATCTGATGTACTTGGACTGGATCGAGAGATGGTTGTGGGCAGTATTGACCGGCTCCAGGATAATGAGGACTTTCAAGGAATAATAATCGGGCATGAGCTTGCTTCAGGACTCGGGGTTGCTACCGGAGATCAGGTCAATCTGCTTTCTCCTTCAGGTACAGGTTCAGCCGCAGGATTCACACCACAGGTGAGTATTTTTCAGGTGCGAGGAATATTCAGAACCGGAATGTATGAATATGACAGCTCGTTTGCCTATACCTCCATCAGCGCAGCCCAGGAAATACTCGGAGCGCGTCAGGACAGAGTTACGGGGCTGGAAATTCGTGTCCACAATGTGGACCGGGCTCATGAAGTTGCTCAGAGAATTGAAGACTATCTTGGTGGTTATCCTTTCTACGTCCGCAACTGGATGGAGATGAATCAGAACCTCTTTGCGGCTCTGAAGCTTGAAAAAATAGCCATGGGCATAATCCTGGTAATGATTGTTCTGGTTGGATCATTCAGCATAGTAACCGCACTGGTCATGCTGGTCATGGAAAAAACCCGGGATATTGCTGTGCTTATGTCCATGGGGGCAACAAGATCTGTTATCCGCAGGATATTTACCATACTGGGTATGATGATCGGCATTGTAGGCACTGCATCAGGTTTCTTCTTTGGTTTGGGCATAAGTTATTTATTGAAGGAATATCAGTTTATTCGTTTGCCTGCAGATGTCTATTACCTTGACCATCTTCCAGTGCTGCATCAGACCTTAGATCTGGTAACCATTGCGGTGGCGGCTTTGTTTTTGTGCTTTCTGGCTACCATATACCCGGCCCGCAAAGCATCAAACCTGAATCCTGCAGATGCGCTGCGGTATGACTGA
- the lysS gene encoding lysine--tRNA ligase translates to MNKQKQNEPSESQVIQHRRQKAEFLTENQVPLFPNDFRKDTDIELIIENFGQRSAEELEECSENFSVAGRIMALRSFGKVTFIHIQDHTERIQVFVQRDVLGREQYQLFKKFDIGDIAGVRGGLFRTKTGELTIKAEYLQLLSKSFRPLPEKYHGLKDVETRYRQRYVDLLVNPGARRIFTVRTRIIRHIRNFLDSKGFMEVETPMMQAIPGGATAKPFKTHHNALDMRLYLRVAPELYLKRLLVGGFEKVYEINRNFRNEGISTQHNPEFTMLEFYWAYSDFKDLMVLTEEMFSTLAQSMFNTTIITYQNNQIDLTPPWTKMSFYESLETIGGLSSEIYKDKEKAGALVKKLGENVQTGEKLGKIQAKLFDILVEPKLVQPHFIYHYPTDISPLSRKNEDDPTVTDRFELFITGREIANAFSELNDPVDQKERFEEQVREKEAGDDEAHFMDEDYVRALEYAMPPAGGQGIGIDRLVMLFTDSSSIREVILFPLLRPEVTGS, encoded by the coding sequence TTGAACAAACAGAAACAAAACGAGCCAAGCGAAAGTCAGGTTATTCAGCATAGACGGCAAAAGGCCGAATTTCTTACAGAGAACCAGGTTCCTCTTTTTCCTAATGATTTTCGCAAGGATACTGATATAGAGCTCATAATAGAAAATTTTGGGCAGCGCAGCGCAGAAGAACTTGAAGAATGTTCAGAAAATTTCAGTGTGGCCGGGCGTATCATGGCTTTGCGATCTTTTGGAAAGGTCACCTTCATTCATATTCAGGACCATACAGAAAGAATTCAGGTTTTTGTTCAGCGCGATGTGCTGGGCAGGGAGCAGTATCAACTGTTTAAGAAATTTGATATTGGTGATATAGCCGGGGTCAGGGGCGGACTTTTCAGAACCAAAACCGGGGAACTGACCATCAAGGCAGAATATCTCCAGCTATTGTCCAAATCCTTTCGCCCTCTGCCGGAAAAGTATCATGGACTGAAAGATGTGGAAACCAGGTACAGGCAAAGATATGTTGATCTGCTGGTCAATCCCGGGGCCAGAAGGATATTCACTGTCCGGACCAGGATAATCCGCCACATCAGAAATTTTCTGGACTCCAAAGGTTTTATGGAGGTTGAAACCCCCATGATGCAGGCCATACCAGGTGGAGCTACTGCCAAGCCTTTCAAGACTCATCATAACGCCTTAGACATGCGTCTCTATCTTAGAGTAGCCCCTGAGCTTTACCTGAAAAGGCTGCTGGTGGGAGGTTTTGAAAAAGTTTATGAGATCAACCGCAACTTCCGCAATGAAGGCATCTCCACCCAGCACAACCCTGAATTTACCATGCTGGAGTTTTACTGGGCTTATTCCGACTTCAAGGACCTGATGGTTCTTACTGAGGAGATGTTTTCCACCCTGGCGCAAAGCATGTTTAACACTACGATCATTACCTACCAGAACAATCAGATTGATCTTACCCCGCCCTGGACCAAGATGTCCTTTTACGAATCTCTGGAAACCATTGGCGGCTTAAGCAGTGAAATCTATAAGGACAAGGAAAAGGCAGGAGCTCTGGTTAAAAAGCTCGGGGAAAATGTCCAGACCGGAGAGAAACTGGGTAAAATCCAGGCCAAGCTGTTTGATATCCTGGTAGAGCCAAAATTAGTGCAGCCTCATTTTATCTATCATTACCCAACTGATATCTCGCCCTTGTCGCGTAAAAATGAAGATGATCCAACGGTAACCGACAGGTTTGAGCTTTTTATTACCGGCCGGGAGATTGCCAATGCTTTTTCAGAACTCAATGATCCTGTTGATCAGAAAGAAAGATTTGAAGAACAGGTGAGGGAAAAAGAAGCAGGAGATGATGAGGCGCACTTTATGGACGAGGATTACGTCAGAGCTCTGGAGTACGCCATGCCCCCGGCAGGTGGGCAGGGTATCGGTATTGACCGTCTGGTCATGCTTTTTACTGATTCATCATCCATTCGAGAAGTTATTCTTTTTCCTCTGCTGCGCCCTGAGGTAACAGGTTCCTGA
- a CDS encoding quaternary amine ABC transporter ATP-binding protein gives MEKIQLKNVCKIFGDHPKKALSMLEQGKNKDEIQAKTGCVVGVNKASFHVEEGEIVVVMGLSGSGKSTLVRCINRLFEPTAGEVIVDGQDVRKLNKEQLRQFRREKFGMVFQNFALFPHRTVIHNVEFGLEIQGADQTVRRKKSEKSLELVGLGGWGEKYPSELSGGMQQRVGLARALALDPDILLMDEAFSALDPLIRRDMQDELISLQQTMRKTIVFISHDLDEALKLGDRIVLMKDGAVVQIGTPEDILTKPSNDYVAKFVEEVDITKVLTAESIMKKSQDVAYIGTDGPRAAMRKMKNNAIASLFVLDKSNIIKGIVFADEVAKLIEKGEKSLEPVINKDIQTVTPETPASDLFAVMQGISYPVAVVDENNKLKGIIVKGLLMAAIAERGGDI, from the coding sequence ATGGAAAAAATCCAATTGAAGAATGTATGTAAAATATTTGGGGATCATCCCAAGAAAGCTCTAAGCATGCTGGAACAAGGCAAGAACAAGGATGAGATACAGGCCAAAACCGGATGCGTGGTTGGCGTCAACAAAGCCTCCTTTCATGTTGAAGAGGGAGAAATTGTTGTTGTTATGGGCTTGTCAGGCAGTGGAAAGTCTACTCTTGTCAGGTGTATCAACAGACTCTTTGAGCCCACTGCAGGTGAAGTTATTGTGGATGGACAGGATGTGAGGAAGCTGAACAAGGAACAGTTGCGCCAGTTCAGAAGAGAAAAATTCGGTATGGTTTTTCAGAACTTTGCTCTGTTTCCTCACAGAACTGTTATTCATAATGTGGAATTTGGTCTTGAAATTCAAGGCGCTGACCAAACCGTCAGGCGCAAAAAGTCAGAAAAGTCTCTTGAGCTCGTAGGTCTTGGAGGCTGGGGAGAAAAATATCCTTCTGAATTATCTGGAGGGATGCAGCAAAGAGTTGGACTCGCTCGTGCCCTGGCCCTTGATCCCGACATTTTGCTAATGGATGAGGCTTTCAGCGCACTCGACCCTTTGATCAGGCGTGACATGCAGGACGAACTTATATCCCTGCAGCAGACTATGCGCAAAACCATAGTATTTATCAGCCATGATCTTGATGAAGCTCTCAAACTGGGTGATCGCATCGTTCTCATGAAGGACGGCGCGGTTGTCCAGATAGGCACACCTGAAGACATCCTTACCAAACCTTCCAATGACTATGTAGCCAAGTTTGTGGAAGAAGTGGATATCACCAAGGTCTTAACTGCTGAATCTATAATGAAAAAGTCTCAGGATGTAGCCTATATAGGAACTGACGGGCCGAGAGCTGCAATGCGCAAAATGAAAAACAATGCCATAGCATCTCTTTTTGTTCTTGATAAGAGCAATATAATTAAAGGCATTGTCTTTGCCGATGAGGTCGCCAAACTTATCGAAAAGGGCGAGAAAAGCCTGGAACCAGTCATTAATAAAGATATTCAGACAGTTACCCCCGAAACTCCTGCTTCAGACCTTTTTGCTGTCATGCAGGGGATTTCATATCCTGTTGCTGTTGTCGATGAAAATAACAAGCTCAAAGGCATCATTGTCAAAGGCCTGCTTATGGCGGCCATAGCTGAGCGGGGAGGAGATATATGA
- a CDS encoding ABC transporter permease: MSFQLPRIPLGDMIESVLDFLVNNLAFATKAFSAVADQGIRVMETAMMAVHPILMIIIITALVFYLTRQRGVTVFTFLGLGLIWNLGLWSATVSTISLVLVATLIAISIGIPIGIFCALNNNAFRVVRPILDFMQTLPAFVYLIPAIPFFGLGRVAAIFATVIFSMPPAIRFTTLGIKQVPKELVECADAFGADRWQKLFKIQLPLAKTTIMGGVNQTIMLALSMVVIAAMIGARGLGGEVWRAIQRLQPGAGFEAGIGIVIVAIILDRVLQKLAKQ, encoded by the coding sequence ATGAGTTTTCAACTTCCAAGAATCCCTTTGGGAGATATGATAGAATCCGTACTGGATTTTCTGGTAAACAATCTGGCATTTGCCACCAAGGCATTTTCAGCTGTAGCGGATCAGGGCATCAGGGTTATGGAAACCGCTATGATGGCTGTTCATCCTATTCTTATGATCATTATCATAACTGCTCTGGTATTTTACCTCACCAGACAAAGAGGGGTAACAGTTTTTACCTTTCTCGGGCTCGGGCTCATCTGGAACCTGGGTTTGTGGTCAGCTACAGTAAGTACAATATCTCTGGTTCTCGTGGCAACACTCATAGCAATATCCATTGGCATACCCATTGGCATATTCTGTGCGCTAAATAATAATGCCTTTAGAGTTGTTCGCCCCATACTGGATTTTATGCAGACCCTTCCAGCCTTTGTCTATCTTATTCCGGCTATTCCCTTTTTCGGGCTGGGCCGGGTTGCAGCAATATTTGCCACAGTTATTTTTTCCATGCCCCCAGCCATAAGATTTACAACTCTGGGTATAAAACAGGTCCCCAAAGAACTTGTGGAGTGCGCTGATGCTTTTGGTGCTGACCGGTGGCAGAAACTTTTTAAAATTCAGCTCCCTCTTGCCAAAACTACGATTATGGGTGGAGTGAACCAGACCATTATGCTGGCGCTGTCCATGGTTGTTATTGCGGCCATGATCGGGGCCCGTGGTTTGGGAGGTGAAGTCTGGAGGGCTATCCAGCGCCTTCAGCCTGGAGCCGGCTTTGAAGCAGGCATAGGCATTGTTATTGTGGCCATTATCCTGGATAGAGTTTTGCAGAAACTTGCCAAACAGTAA
- a CDS encoding glycine betaine ABC transporter substrate-binding protein, giving the protein MFKKGLLLFSMLALILCFSPAKAEAKGTVTMTYVEWDCAVASTYLAQAILQEKLGYNVEVLPVGAAAMWQALATGDADAMVTAWLPVTHATYYEQLEGQVENLGPLAHGAKIGLVVPEYVTISSIQEMNDHADKFNNRIVGIDPGAGIMGLTEEVIVNYGLTNFELVEGSGATMAAALQDAVNNNQWVAVTGWSPHWKFGRWDLKYLEDPQGVYGEEEHIATVVRTGLEQDMPEVYSFLDNFYWTQGQMAEVMVMNQERGADPYESAKKFMNDNPDLVNEWLGR; this is encoded by the coding sequence ATGTTTAAGAAAGGATTACTTTTATTTTCAATGCTGGCACTAATTTTATGCTTTAGCCCCGCCAAAGCTGAAGCCAAAGGCACTGTTACCATGACATATGTTGAATGGGACTGCGCTGTTGCCAGTACTTACCTGGCACAGGCAATTCTGCAGGAAAAACTGGGTTACAATGTAGAAGTTCTGCCTGTAGGCGCTGCTGCCATGTGGCAGGCACTTGCAACTGGTGATGCTGATGCCATGGTTACTGCCTGGCTGCCTGTAACTCACGCAACTTACTATGAACAGCTTGAGGGTCAGGTGGAAAACTTAGGTCCATTAGCACATGGTGCTAAAATTGGCCTTGTTGTACCTGAATACGTAACCATTTCAAGTATCCAGGAAATGAACGATCACGCTGATAAGTTTAACAATCGTATTGTAGGCATTGATCCAGGTGCTGGAATCATGGGTCTGACTGAGGAAGTAATTGTTAATTATGGTTTGACTAATTTTGAATTAGTAGAAGGAAGCGGGGCAACCATGGCTGCAGCCCTTCAGGATGCCGTTAACAACAATCAGTGGGTTGCTGTAACCGGATGGTCCCCGCACTGGAAGTTTGGCCGCTGGGACCTCAAGTACCTTGAAGATCCTCAGGGAGTTTACGGAGAAGAAGAGCATATAGCTACAGTCGTTCGCACAGGCCTTGAACAGGATATGCCTGAGGTTTACAGTTTCTTGGATAACTTTTACTGGACTCAGGGACAAATGGCTGAAGTAATGGTTATGAATCAGGAAAGAGGTGCTGACCCTTATGAAAGTGCCAAAAAATTCATGAATGATAATCCTGATCTGGTTAATGAATGGCTTGGAAGATAA
- a CDS encoding HD family phosphohydrolase: protein MQKARISGIIDNLNRIALSLESQGSAPEDLGRDLQYYGNELKSLLSDQVSFFKKLTTIGLSLSKEKNISDILERILKSSRDLTGADGGSLYLADWEKKVLTFEIVQNQAMNISLRADKFSMDKFAPVPLYHDNQQPNTKNVSSYVALKGEKVNIPDVYQAEGFDFSGTRAYDQKSGYRSKSMLVIPMQNHEDKIIGVLQLINAIDPETGAIVPFTNDAEEIVGALASQAAVVLTKTQLIQELENLFDAFIKSIACAIDGKSYHTGRHVDRVVELALTIARAINETQEGPLAKITFSGDELDELRVASWLHDVGKIATPEYILDKRFKLESIWDKGELIKSRFSYIALCMENEFLRQNITKDESKLDSSELEKKKQLLMEEMQFVLECNSTGRFITDDEIHKLQKIASKSYTCNGQQFPYITPDELDLLSIRKGNLSPVERQAIENHALITRKILEQLPFPKKLSRVADIASMHHERIDGSGYPLGLKDDEILFQAKIVAVADVFEALTARDRPYKKPIPLTKALQILEFMKKDRHLDSDIVDFFIENRIYENYETHYLKQAPNNEG from the coding sequence ATGCAGAAGGCGCGAATTAGCGGGATTATCGATAACCTGAACCGGATTGCTTTGAGTTTGGAATCACAAGGTAGTGCCCCGGAAGATCTTGGGAGGGATTTACAATATTACGGTAATGAACTTAAAAGCCTGCTATCTGATCAGGTTTCATTTTTTAAAAAATTGACCACCATTGGTCTGTCATTATCAAAGGAAAAAAATATCAGCGATATTCTGGAGAGAATTCTCAAATCTTCAAGAGATCTAACCGGTGCAGACGGTGGAAGTCTTTACCTTGCTGACTGGGAGAAAAAGGTGCTGACTTTTGAAATTGTGCAAAATCAGGCCATGAATATTTCACTTAGAGCTGATAAGTTTTCCATGGACAAGTTTGCCCCTGTTCCCTTGTATCATGATAACCAGCAGCCCAATACAAAAAATGTTTCTTCATATGTGGCACTTAAGGGTGAAAAGGTGAATATCCCTGATGTTTACCAGGCTGAGGGTTTTGATTTCAGTGGAACCAGAGCTTATGATCAGAAGTCAGGCTACAGGTCAAAGTCCATGCTGGTCATTCCCATGCAAAATCACGAAGACAAGATTATTGGAGTATTGCAGCTGATTAACGCTATTGATCCGGAGACAGGTGCAATAGTGCCTTTTACAAATGATGCCGAAGAAATAGTAGGAGCTTTGGCATCTCAGGCTGCTGTGGTGCTGACCAAAACTCAGCTTATTCAGGAGCTTGAAAACCTTTTTGACGCATTTATTAAAAGCATTGCCTGCGCTATAGATGGTAAGTCCTATCACACAGGCAGGCATGTTGACCGGGTTGTTGAACTGGCCCTGACCATTGCCAGAGCAATTAACGAGACCCAGGAAGGCCCCCTGGCAAAGATTACCTTTTCAGGCGATGAGCTTGATGAGCTACGAGTTGCTTCATGGCTGCATGATGTGGGCAAGATTGCCACCCCGGAATATATTCTGGACAAAAGGTTCAAGCTTGAAAGTATCTGGGATAAGGGTGAGCTGATAAAATCAAGATTTTCATATATTGCCTTGTGCATGGAGAATGAATTTTTAAGGCAGAATATAACCAAAGATGAGAGCAAATTAGACAGTTCAGAGCTTGAAAAGAAAAAGCAGCTTCTTATGGAAGAAATGCAGTTTGTTCTTGAGTGTAACAGTACTGGAAGATTCATTACTGACGATGAAATCCACAAGCTCCAGAAAATTGCCTCCAAAAGCTATACCTGCAACGGACAGCAATTTCCATATATTACACCCGATGAGCTTGATCTTCTATCCATTCGCAAAGGCAACCTCAGCCCTGTAGAAAGACAGGCCATTGAGAACCATGCACTAATCACCAGAAAAATATTGGAACAGCTTCCATTCCCGAAAAAACTTTCCAGAGTTGCAGACATTGCTTCCATGCACCACGAACGAATAGACGGCTCAGGATATCCTCTGGGGCTTAAGGATGATGAAATTTTATTTCAGGCCAAAATAGTTGCTGTAGCTGATGTGTTTGAAGCTCTAACCGCCAGGGACAGACCATACAAGAAACCCATACCTCTTACCAAAGCCCTGCAAATTCTGGAATTTATGAAAAAAGACCGTCACCTTGACTCTGATATTGTGGACTTCTTCATAGAAAATAGAATCTATGAAAACTATGAAACCCATTACCTCAAGCAAGCGCCAAATAATGAAGGGTGA
- a CDS encoding HlyD family type I secretion periplasmic adaptor subunit, producing the protein MDNTFIENLERKTRAGRSSKLLFLTLSLFCVAFVLWSAIGRLDIVSMAEGHVIPSTRVRTVQHLEGGIVREILVREGQVVTTGQPLIILEQIVSDAFFEEVQSRITALRLDLNRLEALRQGFDTPAYPEDLLLDHPDLVERSMSHFMAVKDAFHSNAVSQSELIRQREHQVREIVTRRENARHNLTLLQEQIALSQELLDEQLTTRYKHLAYLREESALKSRIEEDGALLEAARAALSEARANLQKIRTAHHKDIEDQLKKTRQDLEEIMQRQRRHADSLDRTVLRSPVEGVIKTLHVTTVGGVIRSGMDVAEIVPAGDKLVVEAMLPVGDIGYVHEGQEATVRLASRESIMFGKLNGKVVHVAPDTTVTPEGRAFYAVRIQTEKDRFAHKDMEYRLYPGMIMQVAIHTGSRTVLQYILDPLMGTMSGVLQER; encoded by the coding sequence ATGGACAATACATTTATTGAAAATTTAGAGCGGAAAACCAGAGCAGGAAGAAGCTCCAAGCTGCTTTTTCTAACTTTGAGCCTGTTCTGTGTTGCATTTGTGCTGTGGAGTGCCATTGGCAGATTAGATATCGTGAGTATGGCTGAAGGACATGTGATTCCCAGCACCAGGGTCAGAACTGTCCAGCATCTTGAGGGCGGTATAGTTCGTGAAATACTGGTCAGGGAAGGGCAGGTAGTCACCACGGGACAGCCACTTATTATTCTTGAACAGATTGTCAGCGATGCTTTTTTTGAAGAGGTTCAGTCCAGGATTACAGCTTTGCGCTTAGATTTGAACAGGCTTGAAGCATTGAGACAAGGCTTTGATACTCCTGCCTACCCTGAAGATTTGCTCTTAGATCATCCTGATCTGGTTGAACGTTCCATGTCTCATTTCATGGCTGTCAAAGATGCATTTCACAGTAATGCTGTTAGTCAGAGTGAATTAATTCGCCAGAGAGAACATCAGGTCAGAGAAATTGTTACTCGCAGGGAAAATGCCCGCCACAATCTCACACTGCTGCAGGAACAAATAGCTTTGAGCCAGGAACTTCTTGATGAGCAGCTGACTACAAGGTATAAGCATCTTGCATATCTTCGCGAGGAATCGGCCTTGAAAAGCAGGATTGAGGAAGATGGCGCACTGCTTGAAGCTGCCAGGGCGGCTTTGAGTGAAGCCAGGGCCAATCTTCAGAAAATCCGGACAGCTCATCATAAAGATATTGAAGACCAGCTGAAAAAAACCAGGCAGGACCTGGAGGAAATCATGCAAAGGCAGCGCAGGCATGCGGACAGCTTAGACAGAACTGTGCTGCGTTCACCTGTTGAAGGGGTAATCAAGACCCTGCACGTCACAACTGTTGGGGGAGTTATTCGTTCCGGTATGGATGTAGCTGAGATTGTGCCGGCTGGAGACAAACTTGTTGTTGAAGCCATGCTTCCAGTAGGCGATATCGGGTATGTGCATGAAGGACAGGAAGCTACTGTTCGCTTAGCTTCAAGGGAGAGCATCATGTTTGGCAAGCTGAATGGCAAGGTGGTTCATGTTGCTCCCGACACCACTGTGACTCCTGAGGGGCGGGCCTTTTATGCTGTACGCATACAGACTGAAAAAGACCGGTTTGCGCATAAAGACATGGAATACCGCCTCTATCCCGGGATGATCATGCAAGTTGCCATTCATACCGGTTCCAGGACTGTACTACAGTATATTCTGGACCCATTAATGGGAACCATGAGCGGGGTTCTCCAGGAAAGATAA